Within Palaemon carinicauda isolate YSFRI2023 chromosome 14, ASM3689809v2, whole genome shotgun sequence, the genomic segment TTAATATACATTATTAGAGAATTAATATATGACTTACTATTATTGTTTCTCGAATCAACAGGACTAAGAATCGTTGTTACTTCTAATATTACGCATtgatattgaaattttcttttataatttagtaTTGTACgacaataattttatgaatatataaaatcatagTTATTTGTGACTTCTGTCTTATATAATAATCCTTTAAAGCTGATAATACTCAATTTATATCGCGTAAATGTTTTTGTATAGATTCAAGCGTTGATATTATTAAGTACAAAACATGCGACTAACAGGATAAACGAGTTATCGAGTACGAACTAGATAGAGGATATGAACTGTGATATTCAGACGaagatttaaatgaataaaaactgcaaaaaaaaagtgaaaaaaaaaatcaatctattatCTGAGACCTCTTTCGTCTAACAGCATGCTCATTCCTGCCCATATTTTCTGAGGACCTAAAACACTCTGAAACGAGATTAGttttctatcattatttctttCGAGTCCAATTCCCGTGATGAAGATCTGTTATATCTTTGGCGAATAATGGTGATACTGAGGATGATAAAAGAATCCTGTGAGAGGTGATATCATAAATATCGAACTAATGCAGAATTTTTCTTTAATAAGGTGGATTAATTCTGATTATTGTGAAGGTATAAATTCTATATAGATTGTATCTGATAAATTGTACGTACTTTAAGGTCATATAAAATCAAAACGTTGGTTATTCATGTTTCAGAATTTTTATCGTTTGTGTCAATGTTGAATAAAAAACTTACGATTTTCTATCATATATAGCACCTACTTTTGACCttgaattttattcaaatattagaTTCGCCAATAAGGTACTTCATTCCAATGTAAAATGATCTAATTTATTCCTAATtccatgaaaacttttttttttttttttttaccaatatatgGCCAGTGATGCGTTTGCGCAACCCTAAAGTTGTGTTTGCAATTTTCAACTTTCACGGCATAGGCTTATCGGTTCTATCTTTCTGTTGTCATCagttgatagagagagagtttaacagacATATTTACGGTGAACTGCTGAAACAAACTCTATAACAAGTGCAGTACAGTGATTTAAAATTCAGTGTAATTTTTGTCTACCATGTCTTCGAGAAATAATGGGTATATATGAGAAATGCAACCTACTTATAGATAAATAAGATTATGCCCATATTAACAGATTGTTCCTTTATTAGCGCATTTCTGAAATTTATGTTTTAGCATGTATTCTGACGTTCAAAATACGTTCCGAAAATCTAATTTTTATTGTGATGCGTACACGCAACACTGGGCATCCCATGTCTCAATGATATTCAATATTCCACATATATTTTCCCCATTATATTGTGTTTAAAAgcgttttattttcatgtttactaATGGAtcactataaatatacatacacatacatacgcacacacacacacactcacacacacattctaaataaaaactatatttcctatgGTAAAGTCTTTGGGTCATCCACTATATCTATAAATGAGTCCATGATTCCATACTTTGGAAGACACTAACAAATCAGTTCATCCGTGGAAAGCCTATAAGATGTGGTTATAAAGCATGGGCAGCTTGCACTCCTTTAGGTTATGCGTTTACTATTGACCTTTACCAAGGAAAATACGAAGGAAATAATCCATATGTGTATGCAAGTGAATATAGTTTAGGAGGAAAAGTTGTTCTAATCATTCTTGACACACTTCAAGCTGAATATCCGGAAAtaagattttctctttatttcgaTAACTTCTTTACCTCAATAAAACTCTtagaagagatcaaaagaagaggtCATGGTGCCACAGGTACCCTAAGAGCCAACAGAGTAGAAAAATGTCCACTGACTATCAACAAGACGTTTGAAAAGTCGCCAAGAGGTAGTGAAGAGCACTTATTAGATAGAGATTCTCAAATTCTAGTTGTCAGATGGAAT encodes:
- the LOC137652812 gene encoding piggyBac transposable element-derived protein 3-like yields the protein MANRPYWGQGKGRGSNNRIHMNILRRQRVGLSGCHTNIGEKYKTLTNQFIRGKPIRCGYKAWAACTPLGYAFTIDLYQGKYEGNNPYVYASEYSLGGKVVLIILDTLQAEYPEIRFSLYFDNFFTSIKLLEEIKRRGHGATGTLRANRVEKCPLTINKTFEKSPRGSEEHLLDRDSQILVVRWNDNGVVSIGSNEHGTFPMKKDERYSAREKKKVSIGCPRLIDI